The window CGACCTGGCAATCTGCCGGCGATGAGGGACCATCGATTCCCGAGGAGGCGGTGCAGCCGCACGATCAGATCCTCTTCGTCTTCGGTTATGTTGCCCCGCTTGATCCCTGGCCGTAGATAGTTCATCCATCTCAATCTGCAGCTCTTTCCACATCTCAGCAGCTctgtttcaattaattaattaattaattatatttatacaatctAATAGAGAGAGTATGTCATAGAATAGATGCAATACCGGCTTTTTTGGGGAGAGAGCGCCATTGGCCTTCGCCGTGTTGCTGGATGtaagaggagagaagagagtcTTCTTTGGCAGACCATGGCCCTCTCCTCAATCCCACTTTTGAGCAGCAAGCTGATCTTCCCATTtcctctctctatctctctctctatctcctAGCTCTCTATGTGTTAAGTTTATTATTGGgattttatctatatatatacagagCTCTCTACCACTATTCACACTCTAATACtcatagagagagaaaaatcaaaaagtaGGATTGGTAGCAGCCACACGTTGGTTCGATGGGGCTTCCTtcctattaaaaatttaaaacccacCACAACTAATCTAAGCAATTGTGGAAATAAATTTACGTATGATGTCGTTATTTTTTGAGTAAATGAATTGACAACTTGGTGTGGTATTTATGTTAATGTATTGAGATGGtgatcaattttcaatttaatttccgGAATGCCTGCACCAATCCATACCTACTAATATTGTTACAATTGAATTGTCATTTACTAGTTGCATTCCGGAGTCAATGcgattttgtttattttgttcacACCTTGGATCTCAAATCTAGGCATGACTCAACGTTTCACCTAGTCCAATTTTCAGCTccaattttatactccctccattccatagtaatggaggcaaaacttttcggcacgaaaatttagaaaaaattgtgttaggtgaattaagtaaagagagaataaagtggaaaatgaaaaaggtagagagatgaagatataaaaaagtaagagagagtaaagtagatgtggaaaaatgtgttgacttttactaaaaagagaaatgactctattactatggaacggacggaaatagaaaaacgctcctattactatggaacggatggagtattttgttttattattctctagACCTAAGTAGTAATGTTTGTATTCatcaaaatagtactatataaagaaagaagagaCATATGTGGGGGAGGAAGCAGCAGTGGCGGAGTACTACCACTTATCTGGAAAGTTAAGTACTCGATCTTCGTCCTCAATACGTGTCGGTCTCACTTTGATCTAGCACATGTATAAAGAattttaatagaaaatgagttaGAAAAAATTTGTGTAACGTGGGTCATATTTTTATGCTAGTACTCCCTCAATCCACCAATACAAGGccaattttaagaaatgtagtagAAAATGAGTGGAAAATGTTAATGGAaggtgagtcctacttttatatactctatttttttttatgtaaatgtgagtgaaataaaatttgtggaaTACGAGGCCCAtcaccaaaaatagtaaaacatcaaatgagacatttattggtgGACGCATGGAGTaataagagcactcccaatggcgacggcgaaaatccggcgatttttcgccggataTCGCCGACTTATCGCCGGCCATTGGGAGGAgttcggcgataatccggcgaaaTTCCTACCGAAATTACGCTAAACGGCGTTTTAACGCCGGGCTATCGCCGGATcatcgccggccactgtgggGAGCTgttcggcgataatccggcgatgatcaatttttttttattttttttcctcaacggtcatattctaatttccacccctataaatatttcatcctcttcctgcattcatcacccacaaacttcattcttttttctctccatctttattaaatgagttctgaTTCATCGTCTCAACGACCTAAATGTTCTCAATTCctcgccccttttcaacgagcggATCAACGGGTTAGGCCCCTCCATTGAATTCACGGCCAATGGCAATGTGCATAACATGGGGTACTACCTGGCTGACGGCATCTATCCGCAATGGCCCGTGTTtctgaagacgatcagatgccCACTCGGAGATAGAAGAAGGTATTTTGCCCATCGGCAAGAGTctgcgcgcaaggatgtggagagggcatttggggtgctccaatcgcgatTTGCACTGGTAAAGGGCCCGACGCGCTTTTTCTACCAGGGAGATATTGCCGATATCATGTATGcatgcatcatcatgcataacatgatcatcGATGATGAACACGAAGGCGTCCTCGACGTCACCAACGACCCAAGTGTTGCATCATCGAGTCACGGTGTCTCAACCGAGTCCGCCCGCCAGGGTGTGCCGCACAACGAACATGAACGGTTCCAGGCGTTCATGGACATACACCAGAAGGAGGCCCATCAAGCACTACAACacgatatcatcgaagaattgtgggcaaatagaaaccgcgcccaccgcccttgaatttttttttctttgaattttttttttgattttttttttccattcgtgtacttttttttttttttttaattttcttcgttgtaatgtgtacccgtgtttaatacaacgaacttaattactattatttgtttgatcttataaattaaataagctagctttattatatataaaaataaaacaattaaattagtgatgatgtaaaaatgaaatgttgagttagggagaaataagggagaaataagggagaaaccattgcagaggttggctaaaagttggctaaaaactggggataaattttggtgctgatgtgacgctgatgtggcaggagttagggagaaataagggagtttttagctggaccattgggagtgctctaaaatgagtaaattttaaaatgagttagtgaaatatgagatctactataaaaaataataaaataggacAATTAATATGGAATGGATCAAATGAAAAACTGGAACACATAATAAGGGAGTGGagatatttttagaaagtACGGAAAATGAATAAGTGGCTATCTATTGGACATATGTTGGGAGTATCTAATTACTATATCattattagttatttatttttaaccaATAAAAGCATGAATTTCTGCTTTAAATTTACTTGAATTATATGCAGACAGATGCACATGTAACACAAATGTTAAAGTTAAATATGTTCCCCACCATCTAACCTCATAGACTCATGaacttaataattaaattgtgattaGAATTTGCTACccgtttattatttttgttgtcacaatataaaatttcgAATATAAGTACATATAGTTTTTTCCcacaattcaattcaatttaatttagaaaatattaagaatAGTGAGCTTAAAGAATAGTAGTGACTAGGAAATAAGATACTATCATTTGTTAACattgttaaataatttgatttatcaataaaattcgaTTTATCTCTATATAAAATCCTTCTAAAAACCagttttattaaatgagtgagTTGGCGCATGTATTCTATactgaaaatattataattatcgTTTCCCTTtatagtttgttttattactAAGACTATTTAAGCATATCTATAACGACTATCCTTCATTAATTTCCACCGGAACGAAACTCATATAGTAAGTGGTACTTTTGCTTTCTATAATGTACtggtatttttattaaaaaattatttttgcacatagtatatttgtatttgtgATTTTTCGTAGTAGCCCAAAAcgatatttttataaatatccgataatacttttcttatttttcgcaataaatgaatttaatacTACTTTTTTCCTTCATCCGTGTTTTCgtttaaattttaagggaaacttttttttaatgagacTTTTCCAATGGTCAGCGTTTTCTTTTAGCTGTATATCATTTCTTTAatgaaactttattttatagtactagtatctATCCATAAGTTATAGTTTTCCTTGATAATTAATATCCATCTCAAGATAATAATGATACTtattaatatcaaataataaatttttacgAGAAGTTTGTACTTTTTcattagaaaatatttattttctatgataGTTTTACgagaagttttattattatttttatttaaaatgatcTTATAGTCCATGGAACTATTGAGTATACAGGATTTTTCTAcactaaaatcaaaaaaatttcccataaaaattacaaaatattaatttaactaatataaaattaatatataaaattacaacatcTCTTTTATTCACCAACGAAAAGagtaactaattttttttatgtgttatATCTCTTGAATTAAAAACATGTTTATTTTATCCAAATAACACAATATATACTACCATCATCGGTCTTGCTGCGGAGTAGTAttgttactactataaaatagtCCTACTATTTCTTTTGAAAATGAGCATTTAGGAAGGTTAAAAGTAATGTGGGTGagtgataaatatattttgaagtaATATCTTTCTATTGAATAGGATAGAAAGATTGGGTGGGTATACAGATATACAATCCAACTCAAAAGTCCAATATCCACATAGTGTTAACATAGTTGTATGTATTTACCATAAATACATGATTCATTAATGTTAAATTGTGAAATACGCTCTTACATTGAAAAGTCTACAAGTAATGAACTAATCCCACAAGTAATCTATTGATAAATTAGTCAAAGTAAAACTAGTAACAATTTACGATTGCTACGTTTACGTATCGAATTTAGTTTCTTCATAATTCAGAGATTATGACTTTTTCGTGTTTGAGAGATACCAACAATTTTCCCAATTCAGAACATTTCCACATCATATAAAGATTGACACGCGCGTATGCGTATACTTTTTACAgcaattaaatattagtatgacactactaaaataaactatttttactataattgTAGATCTAGATTCCTAATACAAAAGATTGGTTAATTAACCTATTCCATATGTGAGACAAGTACCGCAATATGTGCTAAGtgaagtttgaaaataaaacctgaataaataaataaaaacagcttaacaatgtaaaaaaaatattagaataattgcaaaaattaacaataattgtaatttaaaacAAGTATCCCAAAATCTTAGTAGTTTGTTCGATGGTCAAACACTTGCGTCTAAAAGGTTATGGCCAGGTAAGTACACATAACTTAAACGTGAGTTTCACTCATTACTTAATCTCTTTATAtatacaagaaattaaaacatttttacgagaataaaacaaaaactcaATACTATTCACATCACAAACACTCCATTTATATATAGCACAAAAGGTGAAACCGTATATATCAAGAAAATACTAAAGTGATAGCACTATATTCTAAACTTATATGTTTATGAATATGccgtacaa is drawn from Salvia hispanica cultivar TCC Black 2014 chromosome 6, UniMelb_Shisp_WGS_1.0, whole genome shotgun sequence and contains these coding sequences:
- the LOC125193713 gene encoding uncharacterized protein LOC125193713, with the protein product MGYYLADGIYPQWPVFLKTIRCPLGDRRRYFAHRQESARKDVERAFGVLQSRFALVKGPTRFFYQGDIADIMYACIIMHNMIIDDEHEGVLDVTNDPSVASSSHGVSTESARQGVPHNEHERFQAFMDIHQKEAHQALQHDIIEELQMHM